Proteins found in one Pontibacter sp. SGAir0037 genomic segment:
- a CDS encoding SDR family NAD(P)-dependent oxidoreductase — protein MTLKDKVAVVTGAGQGIGLEMARMLVLSGAKVILNDQDEALAESAAAEIGADGCCLAMPGDASDVAFTRQLVSTAVERFGQLDIVIANAGITLFGDFFTYTPEAFNRVMQVNLGGTFFLAQAAANQMKQQPSGGSLLFTSSVTGHQAHKNLAAYGMSKAAIEMLARNLVIEVSAYKINVNTIAPGATLTERTQEDATYESTWSQLTPMGKPASVADIANAGLFLVSEEARHITGQTLIIDGGWTSVSPSPY, from the coding sequence ATGACACTAAAAGATAAAGTGGCTGTAGTAACTGGTGCAGGCCAGGGAATTGGGCTGGAGATGGCCCGCATGCTTGTGCTTTCCGGAGCAAAAGTAATCCTCAACGACCAGGATGAGGCATTGGCAGAAAGTGCAGCCGCTGAGATTGGGGCAGACGGCTGTTGCCTGGCTATGCCCGGAGATGCCAGTGATGTCGCTTTTACCCGGCAACTGGTTAGTACTGCTGTGGAAAGATTCGGGCAGCTGGACATTGTAATAGCCAATGCAGGCATTACTTTGTTCGGCGATTTCTTTACCTATACACCAGAGGCCTTTAACCGGGTGATGCAGGTAAACCTGGGCGGTACATTCTTCCTGGCGCAGGCGGCGGCTAACCAGATGAAGCAACAGCCATCGGGGGGCAGCTTATTGTTTACTTCTTCTGTTACTGGCCACCAGGCTCACAAGAACCTGGCGGCCTACGGCATGAGTAAGGCCGCTATAGAAATGCTCGCCCGTAATTTAGTTATAGAAGTTTCTGCCTATAAAATTAACGTAAACACCATTGCTCCGGGCGCAACCTTAACAGAGCGAACCCAGGAAGACGCAACATACGAAAGTACCTGGTCGCAGCTGACCCCAATGGGAAAACCGGCCAGTGTGGCCGATATCGCCAATGCCGGCCTGTTCCTGGTGTCGGAGGAGGCACGGCATATTACAGGGCAAACCCTGATCATAGATGGGGGCTGGACCTCAGTCAGCCCTTCTCCTTATTAA
- a CDS encoding DUF983 domain-containing protein, which translates to MSQKNSLLYSIATGRCPRCREGEMFPKGTLYTRKFADMHPDCPCCGQTYEPEVGFYYGAMYVSFAFNVGIFLICLFLLYQVVEEVTMGMMIGVVGLVVIGLLPVIFRLSRIIWIYLFVRYEGPCNEIPKKMHR; encoded by the coding sequence ATGAGTCAGAAAAATTCACTGTTATATAGTATAGCCACTGGCAGGTGCCCCAGGTGCCGGGAAGGGGAAATGTTTCCGAAAGGCACCTTGTACACGCGCAAATTTGCCGACATGCATCCTGACTGCCCCTGCTGCGGACAGACGTATGAGCCGGAAGTTGGCTTTTACTATGGGGCTATGTATGTAAGCTTTGCTTTTAATGTTGGCATATTCCTGATTTGCTTGTTTCTGCTGTACCAGGTTGTAGAAGAGGTAACCATGGGTATGATGATAGGCGTAGTGGGCCTTGTGGTGATCGGGCTGCTGCCTGTTATTTTCAGGCTTTCCAGAATTATCTGGATATACCTGTTTGTACGCTACGAAGGACCCTGCAATGAAATACCCAAAAAGATGCATCGCTAG
- a CDS encoding NmrA family NAD(P)-binding protein, producing the protein MALQTPTNAADATIVLAGATGDLGGRIAASLLARGVRPLLLVRPGSKSSKLNSFREQGATIFVTDFKSVSELAKACAGATCVVSALSGLEEVILETQRILLLAAVEAGVPRFIPSDFSIDFTKIPAGTNRNLDLRREFGERLDKAPIRATSILNGMFADLLTGQAPVVLFPLKKVVYWGDANQLLDYTTIQDTAAYTAAAALDAETPRYLRIAGDTLHANGLCEAASKATGNEFSLLRAGGLGRLDALIKFTRTVFPQRKEVFPAWQGMQYLRNMYSGHGKLEPLDNNRYPAMHWTSVQEVLQNR; encoded by the coding sequence ATGGCGCTACAAACACCTACCAATGCAGCAGATGCTACTATTGTTTTAGCCGGGGCTACCGGAGATTTAGGAGGCAGAATAGCGGCCTCTCTTTTAGCAAGAGGTGTCAGGCCCCTGCTGCTGGTCAGGCCGGGCAGCAAAAGCAGCAAACTTAATTCATTCCGCGAGCAGGGCGCTACAATTTTTGTAACGGACTTTAAAAGCGTTTCAGAACTGGCAAAAGCGTGTGCCGGCGCTACCTGTGTGGTTTCCGCTTTATCCGGCCTGGAAGAGGTGATCCTGGAAACGCAGCGCATCCTGCTGCTTGCAGCCGTAGAAGCCGGGGTGCCAAGGTTTATTCCTTCCGATTTTTCGATCGATTTCACAAAAATACCGGCAGGCACCAACCGGAACCTGGATCTGCGCCGGGAATTCGGCGAGCGACTGGACAAGGCACCTATCAGGGCAACCTCTATCCTCAACGGCATGTTTGCCGACCTGCTCACCGGGCAAGCCCCGGTTGTGCTGTTTCCGCTTAAAAAGGTAGTGTACTGGGGAGATGCAAATCAGCTACTGGATTATACCACTATACAGGATACTGCAGCCTATACAGCCGCTGCGGCACTGGATGCCGAAACGCCACGATACCTCCGTATTGCCGGCGACACGTTACATGCAAATGGCTTATGCGAAGCAGCCAGCAAGGCTACCGGAAACGAGTTCAGCTTATTGCGTGCAGGAGGACTTGGCAGGTTAGATGCACTTATTAAGTTTACCCGTACGGTTTTTCCGCAGCGAAAAGAAGTTTTTCCGGCCTGGCAGGGCATGCAGTACCTTCGGAATATGTACAGCGGGCATGGTAAGCTGGAGCCGCTCGACAACAACCGCTATCCGGCTATGCACTGGACTTCGGTACAGGAAGTGCTGCAGAATAGATAG
- a CDS encoding YceI family protein: protein MDKTKWVIDPMHSEVQFKVKYLVISTVTGSFKNFSGGATTPNGSFNDAEIHFSLDVSSVDTNLEARDNHLRSADFFDAGNFPHISFQSTSFTKVHDDQYHLFGLLTIKGITKPVELDAEFGGFATDIEGNTKAGFEVSGRISRWEFGLTFNPLSKTGGMVLGEDIKLVANIQLVQEETSLA from the coding sequence ATGGACAAAACAAAATGGGTTATAGACCCGATGCACTCAGAAGTACAGTTTAAAGTAAAGTACCTGGTTATCTCTACTGTAACAGGTTCGTTCAAGAACTTTAGTGGTGGAGCCACCACGCCGAACGGCAGTTTCAACGATGCAGAGATACATTTTTCGCTGGATGTAAGCAGCGTGGACACCAACCTGGAGGCAAGGGATAATCACCTGCGGTCGGCAGACTTTTTCGATGCTGGAAATTTCCCGCACATCAGCTTTCAGTCCACTTCTTTCACCAAGGTACACGATGATCAGTACCACCTGTTCGGTTTGCTCACGATAAAAGGCATTACTAAGCCGGTAGAGCTGGATGCCGAGTTTGGTGGTTTTGCAACGGATATCGAAGGAAATACAAAAGCAGGTTTTGAAGTAAGTGGTCGCATAAGCCGCTGGGAATTCGGCCTTACCTTTAACCCATTGTCTAAAACAGGGGGAATGGTATTGGGCGAAGACATTAAACTGGTAGCCAATATTCAGTTGGTGCAGGAGGAAACGAGCCTGGCGTAA
- a CDS encoding long-chain fatty acid--CoA ligase gives MRNENMVSIKEPKRLFDCLAYQLEHTPLPDMLSSKENGEWRKYSTREVSEKVNQISAALLQLGVSRGDGTIEGRDKIAIISQNCPEWMMVDMAIQQIGAVSVPVYPNINTNELQFILQDARVKMVFAGDEALYQKLSSIRMALPALEMIYTFKPVAGAPNWQELLPQLTPHTEKQVRQYRDLIRENDLATILYTSGTTGIPKGVMLSHYNIISNVFSSSLIIQEIGVRGKRAISFLPLNHAFERMATYCFFYCGVSIYYAESMDKIAENLREVKPTLFTTVPRLLEKVYESILAKGAELTGVKRKLFFWALQLAEQYEINQPLSTSYKLQLALANKLIFSKWREALGGEVKAIITGAAACQVRLLKVFTAARIVIQEGYGLTEASPIISGNRYSEQNRMFGTVGPLLQNVEVKIADDGEILCKGPNVMMGYFKRSDLTAEVMEGEWLRTGDIGTMVDGKFLKITDRKKELFKTSGGKYVAPQPIENKMVESRWIEQIMVVGELQKFVGALIVPAFHALQEWYAKQGISYPGDQAVVKDQQVRALIKEAVNQYNQYFNHVEQVKKFVLMPSQWTIEGGELTPTLKLKRKAIVAKYENLIGSMYGA, from the coding sequence ATGAGAAATGAAAATATGGTATCCATAAAAGAGCCGAAGCGCCTGTTTGATTGTCTTGCTTATCAATTAGAACACACCCCTTTGCCGGACATGCTTTCTTCCAAAGAAAACGGCGAATGGCGAAAGTACAGCACCCGCGAAGTGAGCGAAAAGGTAAACCAGATCAGCGCAGCCTTATTGCAGCTGGGCGTCTCGCGGGGCGACGGTACCATAGAAGGCAGAGATAAAATTGCTATCATCAGCCAGAACTGCCCGGAATGGATGATGGTGGACATGGCTATTCAGCAGATCGGCGCTGTTTCGGTGCCTGTTTATCCGAACATCAACACCAATGAGCTACAGTTTATCCTGCAGGATGCCCGTGTAAAAATGGTGTTTGCAGGCGACGAAGCTCTTTACCAGAAGCTCAGCAGCATCCGGATGGCACTGCCGGCTCTGGAGATGATTTATACCTTTAAGCCAGTAGCAGGGGCTCCTAACTGGCAGGAATTACTGCCCCAACTCACCCCGCACACGGAAAAGCAGGTCAGGCAGTACCGCGACCTGATCCGGGAAAACGACCTGGCCACTATTCTGTACACCTCCGGCACCACGGGTATTCCCAAAGGTGTTATGCTATCGCATTATAACATTATCAGCAACGTGTTCAGCAGTTCGCTAATTATCCAGGAGATCGGGGTGCGCGGCAAAAGGGCCATCAGCTTTCTGCCACTGAACCATGCTTTTGAACGCATGGCTACCTATTGCTTCTTTTACTGCGGTGTTTCCATTTACTATGCCGAAAGCATGGATAAGATAGCTGAGAACCTGCGGGAAGTGAAACCAACCCTTTTCACGACTGTTCCGCGGCTGCTGGAGAAAGTTTATGAGAGTATTCTGGCCAAAGGAGCCGAGCTGACAGGTGTTAAAAGAAAGCTTTTCTTCTGGGCCCTGCAACTGGCCGAACAATATGAGATAAACCAGCCTTTAAGCACCAGCTATAAATTACAGCTGGCCTTGGCCAATAAACTTATCTTTAGTAAGTGGCGCGAAGCACTCGGGGGCGAGGTAAAAGCTATTATTACCGGGGCGGCAGCCTGCCAGGTGCGCCTGCTGAAAGTTTTTACCGCTGCCCGCATTGTGATTCAGGAAGGCTATGGCTTAACAGAGGCCTCTCCTATTATCAGCGGAAACCGCTACAGCGAACAGAACAGAATGTTCGGCACTGTGGGGCCGCTGCTACAGAACGTAGAGGTAAAAATTGCGGATGACGGCGAGATCCTGTGCAAAGGACCGAACGTAATGATGGGCTATTTTAAACGCTCCGACCTGACAGCCGAGGTGATGGAGGGCGAGTGGCTGCGTACAGGCGACATCGGCACGATGGTAGACGGCAAATTCCTGAAGATAACAGACCGCAAGAAAGAGCTGTTCAAGACCAGCGGCGGGAAATACGTAGCGCCTCAGCCTATCGAAAATAAGATGGTGGAAAGCCGCTGGATAGAACAGATTATGGTTGTAGGCGAACTGCAGAAATTTGTGGGCGCACTTATCGTACCTGCCTTTCATGCGTTGCAGGAATGGTACGCCAAGCAGGGAATCAGCTACCCCGGCGACCAGGCCGTGGTGAAAGACCAGCAGGTAAGGGCTTTAATTAAAGAGGCTGTAAACCAGTACAACCAGTACTTTAACCACGTGGAACAGGTAAAGAAATTTGTCCTGATGCCTTCGCAGTGGACAATTGAGGGTGGCGAATTAACCCCTACCCTTAAGCTGAAGCGAAAAGCCATTGTAGCTAAATACGAAAATCTGATCGGTTCTATGTACGGAGCATAG
- a CDS encoding PAS domain-containing protein, translating to MNQDLQPDFQSVFNVMPGKHLVLKPNPPHFTIIAISDDLLAIIGQDRQKVLGKDAFEVFPENPEAVTATGPRNFRKSLHRALLEKKLDQAPVGRYDIRNAEGKFEVRYWSSSCKPVLDAAGNVSYILHTTTDVTELVLARKSEEAVKIMKTAYSLFMQAPVGISIVTGPENIVELANEELYKVLGINKEIIGKPLFLSLPELKALGIAEVLDYVRKTGLPYHAKDLEFYSRASGKEELRYFDIVYQPYYEQASDKEPIGVFCITHDVTEKVISRKKIEESEQQVRSVIESLYHPLGVYMGPEMRIQFANQGLKDGLGKGNDIIGKLYRELLPELEDQEIFEHLERVYKTGIPFNSKNHRIDLVVNGKLKPNYFDFSFTPLFDTEGKVYGVVNSGSDVTDMILAQKQIEESTRELNNLANSMPQIVWIANSKGEVYFYNDRVSEFAGARKLEDNTWSWSGLLYPEDEQPTTEAWNKAIREGSVYEKAHRLQLKDGSYRWHLSRAFPQRDEEGNIIKWFGTATDVHEEKVSQERLQAILDATPECIKIVDDAGTLQYMNPSGLEMVEGTADLLGNACVYEVIAPEYRSRWIKNHKRVCRGESLSWEFDIIGLNGTRRRIETHAVPLPGANGLAQLAVSRDITERKKTEEALELKNTQLTRINNDLDNFIYTASHDLKAPISNIEGLLTILHEELNTNGAPGAVALQIMLLMQQSVDRFKDTIHSLTDVVKLQHASTAEAVQVSLSEVIEEVSLDLEPLIKSSGAKMEIDITACPFIKFSKKNMRSVVYNLLSNALKYRSPERKLQIRINCHSITDFHVLTVSDNGLGFDSSRTADLFTMFKRFHDHVEGTGIGLYMVKKIVDNAGGHIEVESQLNQGTTFRIYFKR from the coding sequence ATGAACCAGGATTTACAGCCGGATTTTCAATCAGTTTTTAACGTAATGCCAGGTAAACACCTGGTTCTGAAACCTAACCCGCCACATTTCACCATTATCGCCATCAGCGATGACTTACTGGCAATTATCGGCCAGGACAGGCAAAAGGTATTGGGGAAAGATGCCTTTGAAGTCTTTCCCGAAAATCCCGAAGCTGTAACCGCAACAGGTCCCCGTAACTTCCGGAAATCACTGCATCGGGCCCTGCTTGAAAAAAAGCTAGACCAGGCTCCTGTCGGACGCTACGATATACGAAACGCCGAAGGAAAATTTGAAGTACGTTATTGGTCGTCGAGCTGTAAGCCTGTTTTAGATGCCGCAGGTAATGTAAGTTATATTTTACACACCACGACAGATGTGACAGAACTGGTGCTGGCCCGGAAAAGCGAGGAAGCTGTCAAGATCATGAAAACTGCCTATAGCCTGTTTATGCAGGCTCCTGTAGGTATTTCTATTGTCACGGGTCCTGAAAACATAGTTGAGCTGGCAAACGAGGAGCTTTATAAGGTACTGGGCATCAATAAGGAAATAATTGGCAAACCCTTATTCTTATCGCTCCCGGAATTAAAAGCACTGGGTATTGCGGAGGTGCTGGACTATGTACGCAAAACCGGTCTGCCCTACCATGCCAAAGATTTAGAGTTTTACAGCCGGGCCAGCGGGAAAGAAGAACTCCGCTACTTCGATATAGTATACCAGCCTTATTACGAACAGGCTTCCGATAAAGAGCCAATAGGTGTATTCTGCATTACGCATGACGTAACCGAAAAAGTGATAAGCCGCAAAAAAATTGAAGAGAGTGAGCAGCAGGTACGTTCTGTGATAGAAAGCCTGTATCACCCTCTGGGCGTTTATATGGGCCCCGAAATGCGCATACAGTTTGCCAACCAAGGGCTGAAAGACGGCTTGGGCAAAGGCAACGACATTATCGGAAAGCTCTACAGAGAACTTCTTCCGGAACTCGAAGACCAGGAAATCTTTGAACATCTCGAAAGAGTATATAAAACGGGGATCCCCTTTAACAGCAAGAACCACCGGATAGACTTAGTGGTAAACGGAAAGCTGAAGCCTAATTACTTCGATTTCAGCTTTACACCTTTGTTTGATACCGAAGGCAAAGTATATGGCGTTGTTAATTCCGGGTCCGATGTAACCGACATGATCCTGGCGCAGAAGCAAATCGAAGAAAGCACAAGAGAGCTGAACAACCTGGCCAACTCTATGCCCCAGATCGTCTGGATAGCCAACAGCAAGGGCGAAGTATACTTTTACAACGACAGAGTAAGTGAATTTGCCGGCGCCCGAAAACTGGAAGACAACACCTGGAGCTGGAGCGGCTTACTTTATCCTGAAGACGAACAGCCAACCACTGAAGCCTGGAACAAAGCTATAAGAGAAGGATCCGTTTATGAGAAAGCACACAGGCTTCAGTTAAAAGATGGTTCTTACAGGTGGCATTTGAGCCGGGCTTTTCCGCAACGCGACGAAGAAGGCAACATAATCAAATGGTTTGGCACTGCGACCGATGTGCATGAAGAAAAAGTAAGCCAGGAAAGGCTGCAGGCCATCCTGGATGCTACTCCCGAATGTATCAAGATTGTTGATGACGCAGGCACACTGCAATACATGAACCCTTCGGGACTGGAAATGGTAGAAGGCACGGCAGACCTGCTGGGGAACGCCTGTGTATATGAAGTAATTGCACCAGAATACCGCTCCCGCTGGATAAAGAACCACAAACGTGTGTGCCGGGGAGAAAGCCTGAGCTGGGAGTTTGATATTATCGGGCTAAACGGAACGCGCCGCCGCATAGAAACACATGCCGTTCCTCTTCCGGGTGCTAACGGGCTGGCTCAGCTGGCTGTAAGCAGAGACATAACAGAGCGGAAGAAAACAGAAGAGGCGCTGGAGTTAAAGAATACCCAGCTTACGCGCATCAACAACGATCTGGACAACTTTATCTATACCGCATCACACGATTTAAAAGCACCGATTTCCAATATCGAGGGGCTTCTGACCATACTGCACGAAGAGCTGAACACAAATGGAGCACCCGGAGCTGTTGCCCTTCAGATCATGCTCCTGATGCAACAGTCTGTGGATCGGTTTAAAGATACCATCCATAGCCTCACCGATGTAGTGAAGCTCCAGCATGCCAGTACTGCCGAAGCGGTGCAAGTTAGTTTATCTGAAGTGATCGAGGAAGTAAGCCTGGACCTGGAGCCATTAATTAAATCTTCCGGAGCGAAGATGGAAATTGATATAACCGCTTGTCCGTTTATTAAATTTTCTAAAAAGAACATGCGGAGTGTGGTGTATAACCTGCTTTCCAATGCCCTTAAATACCGCTCTCCGGAGCGCAAGCTGCAGATCAGGATCAACTGCCACAGCATAACCGACTTTCATGTACTTACTGTAAGCGACAACGGACTTGGTTTTGACAGCAGCCGTACGGCAGATCTGTTCACGATGTTCAAGCGCTTCCACGACCACGTAGAGGGCACCGGTATCGGCCTTTATATGGTAAAGAAAATAGTAGACAATGCCGGTGGTCACATAGAAGTAGAAAGCCAGCTCAACCAAGGCACCACCTTCCGCATTTATTTTAAAAGATAA
- a CDS encoding GDSL-type esterase/lipase family protein, translated as MYWYEEEIQRLEKERAELSYSPSTLFYGSSSIRLWETLEKDFKEYIPVNLGFGGSTLAGCVWFFERAVAPFNPDTLVLYAGDNDLGDGRNPEEVFIFFQQFVARTRQRFGDQLPCYFVSLKPSPSRNHLLESFRYTNRLIESEIMRLHHNWKFINVFDPMLDIYGNPQHMYYESDGLHMNSKGYELWTKIIRANIPLPSPEPRK; from the coding sequence ATGTATTGGTACGAGGAAGAAATACAAAGGCTGGAGAAAGAAAGAGCGGAGCTTAGCTACAGTCCGTCTACATTATTTTACGGTAGCTCTTCTATCAGGCTATGGGAAACGCTGGAGAAGGACTTTAAAGAATATATACCTGTAAACCTGGGTTTTGGCGGCTCTACCCTGGCCGGCTGTGTCTGGTTTTTTGAGCGTGCCGTGGCTCCTTTTAATCCTGATACACTGGTGCTTTATGCCGGCGACAACGACCTGGGCGATGGCCGGAACCCGGAAGAGGTGTTTATCTTTTTTCAGCAGTTTGTAGCCCGCACCAGGCAACGCTTCGGCGACCAGCTGCCTTGCTACTTTGTTTCGCTAAAACCAAGCCCCAGCCGCAATCACCTGCTCGAAAGCTTCAGGTACACGAACCGCCTGATTGAGTCGGAGATTATGCGGCTGCACCATAACTGGAAGTTTATAAACGTGTTTGACCCGATGCTCGACATCTATGGAAATCCGCAGCACATGTATTACGAAAGCGATGGCCTGCACATGAACAGCAAAGGCTACGAACTCTGGACCAAAATTATACGGGCAAACATCCCGCTGCCTTCGCCGGAACCCAGGAAATAG
- a CDS encoding esterase family protein: MNREYHKWYSPSLQRDMELLVFGHAGAAVLFFPARMGRFYDYENWRMIEAIRDKIEQGHLQVYCVDSVDTESFYCDSCHPSAKVDRYLQYEQYILQEVIPLIHRKSPGAAMISAGCSLGAYHAVNFAFKHPNLFSKVAGMSGRYELGQQISHYRDLLQGYWSENVYFNMPNQYLPGIGDSWLHALRSIDIVLAVGKEDPFLGSNLYLSQVLHSKGIPHALHIWDEEAHRPRYWRKMVRLYL; encoded by the coding sequence ATGAACAGAGAATACCATAAGTGGTACAGCCCCTCCCTGCAGCGGGATATGGAGCTGCTGGTTTTCGGCCATGCCGGTGCGGCTGTATTGTTTTTCCCGGCACGCATGGGCCGCTTCTACGACTACGAAAACTGGCGCATGATAGAAGCCATCCGTGATAAGATAGAGCAGGGGCATCTGCAGGTATACTGTGTAGACAGCGTAGACACCGAAAGCTTTTACTGCGACAGCTGCCACCCCTCAGCCAAAGTTGACCGCTACCTGCAATACGAGCAGTACATTCTGCAGGAGGTAATTCCGTTGATACATCGTAAAAGTCCCGGAGCTGCCATGATTTCTGCCGGCTGCAGCCTGGGAGCTTACCATGCTGTAAATTTCGCTTTCAAGCACCCAAACCTTTTTAGCAAGGTGGCAGGCATGAGCGGCCGCTATGAGCTGGGCCAGCAGATCAGCCACTACCGCGACCTGCTGCAGGGCTACTGGAGTGAGAATGTATACTTTAATATGCCCAACCAGTACCTTCCGGGCATAGGCGACTCCTGGCTGCACGCCCTCCGAAGCATAGACATCGTATTGGCAGTGGGAAAAGAAGACCCGTTCCTGGGCAGCAATCTGTATCTGAGCCAGGTACTCCATAGCAAAGGCATACCACACGCCCTGCACATTTGGGACGAAGAAGCCCACCGCCCCCGCTACTGGCGAAAAATGGTGCGCTTGTATTTGTAG
- a CDS encoding Rrf2 family transcriptional regulator: MLSKTTEYALRAIVYIAIINASGRKVGFKDIGKELEVPVQYIGKILQEMVHKNLIASAKGPGGGFYLHRPSSELTILEVVNVIDGLEAFRKCGMGMKQCSDKHPCPLHNDIKAYRDHLLKVFKTKTIQDLVEGIKAGSSYITNVPE, encoded by the coding sequence ATGCTATCGAAAACTACAGAATATGCTCTTCGTGCCATTGTATACATTGCCATTATAAATGCAAGTGGCCGTAAAGTAGGCTTTAAGGATATTGGTAAAGAGCTGGAAGTACCGGTACAGTATATTGGTAAAATTCTGCAGGAAATGGTCCATAAAAACCTGATAGCATCAGCTAAAGGACCAGGCGGAGGATTTTACCTGCACCGGCCATCCTCTGAACTGACCATACTGGAAGTAGTGAATGTAATTGATGGGCTGGAGGCTTTCAGAAAGTGCGGGATGGGTATGAAGCAGTGCTCCGACAAACACCCCTGTCCGCTCCACAACGATATCAAAGCTTACCGCGATCATCTGCTGAAAGTTTTCAAAACAAAAACCATTCAAGATCTTGTAGAAGGCATCAAAGCCGGTAGTTCATATATTACCAATGTGCCGGAATAG
- a CDS encoding metal-sulfur cluster assembly factor, with protein MKTHRLDLGSEVFETLKYIIDPEVGINIVDLGLVYSVSLQEDVLTIELTLTTPGCPMGGTIVTAAEQILQKRFPDLDVKIELVWSPAWSIEMITVEGTRQLEGK; from the coding sequence ATGAAAACGCACAGGCTGGACTTGGGATCTGAAGTATTCGAAACCCTGAAATATATTATAGATCCTGAAGTGGGTATTAACATTGTAGACCTTGGGTTGGTTTACAGCGTAAGTCTGCAAGAGGATGTATTAACGATAGAACTGACGCTAACTACGCCAGGCTGCCCTATGGGCGGCACCATTGTGACAGCAGCAGAGCAGATACTGCAGAAACGCTTTCCTGATCTGGATGTGAAAATTGAGCTGGTATGGTCCCCGGCATGGTCAATAGAAATGATTACCGTAGAAGGAACGCGCCAGTTGGAAGGGAAATAG
- a CDS encoding DUF2249 domain-containing protein — MTIAPNTKISAIIKANPEAIEAIASINKHFARLRNPLLRKVLASRVTIADAARIGCCEVDTFFEKLVPLGFTINNSSATPTAAQLPKPEPELPGFPVDLSEDNILSLDVREAISTGQDPFLEIMGAVEEIGSHKVLRLINTFEPTPLIAILQKKGYTSFTEEKAADLVYTYFRKQTAPAIQATENTLELALSFEAIEKRFEGKCKYLDVRHLEIPQPMISILNELELLPPDRALYVAHKRIPQYLLPQLQERGFSYTSKSVGLAEVYLIIYKEI; from the coding sequence ATGACTATTGCCCCCAACACTAAAATTTCAGCAATCATAAAAGCAAATCCCGAAGCCATTGAGGCCATTGCCTCTATTAACAAACATTTTGCCAGGCTCCGAAACCCGCTGCTCCGCAAAGTGCTGGCCTCACGGGTAACAATAGCCGATGCTGCCCGGATAGGCTGCTGTGAGGTAGATACTTTTTTTGAAAAGCTGGTGCCCTTAGGGTTCACCATCAACAATAGCTCTGCTACTCCAACAGCAGCACAGTTGCCTAAACCTGAGCCTGAACTGCCTGGCTTTCCGGTTGATTTGTCTGAGGATAATATACTTTCGCTGGATGTGCGGGAAGCTATTTCAACAGGCCAGGATCCTTTTCTGGAGATAATGGGGGCGGTAGAGGAAATTGGCAGTCATAAAGTCCTCCGGCTCATCAACACCTTTGAGCCCACGCCGCTCATTGCTATACTTCAGAAGAAAGGCTATACCTCCTTTACCGAAGAGAAAGCTGCTGACCTGGTGTATACCTACTTCCGGAAACAAACTGCGCCTGCTATCCAAGCTACAGAAAACACATTAGAGTTAGCTCTAAGCTTTGAAGCAATTGAAAAGCGCTTTGAAGGCAAATGCAAATACCTGGACGTGCGCCACCTCGAAATACCGCAGCCCATGATCTCTATTCTGAACGAACTGGAACTGTTACCTCCTGATAGGGCACTTTACGTGGCCCATAAGCGGATACCTCAGTACCTTTTGCCACAACTGCAGGAAAGAGGCTTTTCCTATACCTCTAAAAGCGTGGGGCTTGCCGAAGTTTACCTAATCATTTATAAAGAGATATAA
- a CDS encoding hemerythrin domain-containing protein produces the protein MKRATTPLKRDKSLVPLSREHHFGLLFCWKLRQGLQNGTDLEVLREYVQYFWDHVLKAHCEEEEWLLNRLVPENETPRLQLEEEHHLLHEIIDCICQGNRLTRELFEVLQQDLEEHIRWEERHLYPYLQAVTHSDQLELTGQLLAHKHTDKQDSFPISFWEKPSKTA, from the coding sequence ATGAAAAGAGCAACCACACCATTGAAAAGAGATAAAAGCCTGGTGCCACTGTCACGGGAGCACCACTTTGGATTACTGTTTTGCTGGAAGCTGCGGCAGGGGCTTCAGAATGGAACTGACCTGGAGGTGCTTCGGGAGTATGTGCAGTACTTCTGGGATCATGTGCTGAAAGCACATTGCGAGGAAGAAGAGTGGCTCCTGAACCGGCTGGTGCCTGAAAATGAAACACCGCGCCTACAGCTGGAGGAGGAACACCACCTGCTGCACGAAATTATCGACTGCATCTGCCAGGGAAACCGGCTCACAAGAGAGCTGTTCGAGGTGCTGCAGCAAGACCTGGAGGAGCATATCCGCTGGGAAGAACGGCACTTGTACCCATACCTGCAGGCCGTTACGCATTCCGATCAACTCGAGCTGACAGGGCAACTACTGGCGCATAAACATACTGATAAACAGGATAGCTTTCCGATCAGCTTCTGGGAAAAACCATCTAAAACAGCTTAG